A single window of Nasonia vitripennis strain AsymCx chromosome 4, Nvit_psr_1.1, whole genome shotgun sequence DNA harbors:
- the LOC100116503 gene encoding uncharacterized protein LOC100116503 isoform X1, translated as MKAALALLAFAATVIVVSANIRPRPTARPPYINRPPNPFKPRWKREASPQNGHISVTGSKDLSGPERRPSWNVDYQHNIWQSKNGQISAGGGAQKLPGQRWEPTVGIQGSWRFKREANPGDHGSVSLTQIKPLSGPDRRPTYNLDYQHNIYNGKQGQITAGGGGTRLPGGRIEPTFGAHATWRFKREASPQNGHISVTGSKDLSGPERRPSWNVDYQHNIWQGKNGQITAGGGAQKLPGQRWEPTVGVQGSWRFKREANPGDRGSVSFTHIKPLSGPERRPTYNFDVQRNFYTGKQGQFTAGGGATRLPGGKIVPTLGATFRF; from the exons ATGAAAGCAGCCCTCGCACTTCTCGCCTTTGCGGCTACGGTCATCGTAGTGTCTGCCAACATCAGGCCCAGGCCGACGGCGAGACCGCCGTACATA AACCGACCGCCAAATCCGTTCAAGCCCCGCTGGAAGCGTGAAGCTTCTCCGCAGAATGGACACATTAGCGTTACTGGAAGCAAGGACCTCAGTGGCCCGGAGAGACGTCCATCTTGGAATGTCGACTACCAGCACAACATCTGGCAGAGCAAGAACGGCCAGATCAGCGCTGGAGGTGGTGCCCAGAAGCTGCCAGGCCAAAGATGGGAACCCACGGTTGGAATTCAGGGAAGCTGGCGCTTCAAACGTGAGGCCAACCCTGGTGACCATGGTTCCGTCAGCCTTACGCAAATCAAGCCCCTCAGTGGACCTGATAGACGACCTACCTACAACCTCGACTACCAGCACAACATTTACAATGGCAAGCAGGGCCAGATCACCGCCGGAGGTGGTGGTACAAGACTACCCGGTGGTAGGATAGAACCCACTTTTGGCGCCCACGCAACCTGGAGGTTCAAGCGCGAAGCTTCTCCGCAGAACGGACACATTAGCGTTACTGGAAGTAAGGACCTCAGTGGCCCGGAGAGACGTCCATCTTGGAATGTCGACTACCAGCACAACATCTGGCAGGGCAAGAACGGCCAGATCACCGCTGGAGGTGGCGCCCAGAAGCTACCGGGTCAAAGATGGGAACCCACGGTTGGCGTTCAGGGAAGCTGGCGCTTCAAACGTGAGGCCAACCCTGGTGACCGCGGTTCCGTCAGTTTCACGCACATTAAACCCCTTAGTGGACCGGAAAGACGTCCAACCTACAACTTTGACGTCCAGCGTAACTTCTACACTGGCAAGCAGGGCCAGTTCACCGCTGGAGGTGGTGCTACGAGACTCCCTGGTGGAAAGATAGTACCCACTTTAGGCGCAACCTTCCGCTTTTAG